TTAAGTGGCTCCCTCCCCTTTGCCATTGCTCTCATTAATCCTCTCTTGTTTTCAGTGTACAAGGAAGACTTGGAAGAactggagatggagatggaaatAGGGTGTCCAACAGATGTAAAGCATGTTACACACATAGGATGGGATGCTTCTGAAAGTACTGCAAGCCCCATGATGGGCTGGGAGAATCTCATTCCTCCTGAGTTTCGGTCTCTCTCTTCTGCTAATTCTTTCAAGCAGTTCGAGTTTTCCACGCCGGGGCCGCAAGCTGATGCAAGTACTCTTGTTAATGGTTCCAGTTCTTGAGTTTCATGTCAAGTTGGTTATGGTgaattaatgatgttctaaaACATCAAGACATTGATGATGATGTTAATATGAAATGATCATAGGTACGTATGTATTTAAAAGTAAACAGTTTGGGATCATCATATTCTCGTCCTCttttcatgcatgtatatgtatgtacttTAAGTCTCCATATATTGGTGATTGCTTAAAAATTACTAATACAAtttgtaactatatatatatatatatatatatatatatatatatatatagatatatatatttatatggcattatatatatatatatatatggcatatATATTTTGCCTTTGGAAATTGTCAAAGTTGTGTACATTTGACCTAACTGTTTGGTGCAATATTAGACTTTTGTGCATTGTATGGTAAGGACAACATCCATTTTCTCTactttttaaaacatattaatttaatGTTACgagtttaattaaaaaaatgtatacatAAAGtttaagaaaacataaattaaaattatgatttaatATCTTCACAAAATTTGTAGAGAATATTAatgactaaaaataaaaatactttatttatcTTGATCTCCtatgttttaaatatgtttagaattaaatattatttttctaataactTTTCTTAAGAATGAAAGTCTTC
This genomic interval from Juglans microcarpa x Juglans regia isolate MS1-56 chromosome 4D, Jm3101_v1.0, whole genome shotgun sequence contains the following:
- the LOC121259074 gene encoding CRIB domain-containing protein RIC4 gives rise to the protein MRDRMERFVVLPFSVGCISEASVAVSVQQPRRSKPVTNLSAIRSKEEDDLEGLSSESMKNSFRFNRLFKGFKNISQLFVYKEDLEELEMEMEIGCPTDVKHVTHIGWDASESTASPMMGWENLIPPEFRSLSSANSFKQFEFSTPGPQADASTLVNGSSS